The Leptospira mtsangambouensis sequence AGATTTGAAATAATTTATTATTTCTGCGAACCAGACTTCTTTAACTTTTGCTTTTTCTCTGTTTTGTTTTGTAGATGACGCAAAACTTCGAAAGAAAATCGGGGATGATTGTTCTGATAAATTTTGATTTTTTTCCTTTGAAAAAAAATGAATAGGGAATTGTAATGCAAATGAAAGTCTAGTTAAGGTTTCGCCAGATGGTAAATTTTTTCCTGATTCAAATTGAGAAATTGCTTGCTTTGAAATATCAGTTCGTTCCGCTAATTCAGTAATTGTGAACCCGTTTGACTCTCTTGCTTCTCGTAATCTAATGCCTAAAAAGCTATCCCTGCGATATTGCATCTTGCAACCCATCTTCTTTAAATTTGTTAAATTCAATTTCTAAATCAAAATCTGTATCTTCTGCCTTCGTAAATTCTGTGTAGGTTTGAACAGTTGGAAAGTAAATATCTATATTTGTATGAGTAAAGCCTTTCCCAGGAATTTTGAGAGCGATAAATTTCGGAAATTGTCTGTTTCCGCCGTGAGTTATTACACAATAAATTTTCTCAGGATCTGAATTCTCACCAAATAAAGGTAAATTTAAATCACAAAGATTATCCCGAAAGATTGCATCTCTAGGTAATTTTTCTGAATCTTCTACATAATTTGCAGTTATCACAAAGCATCCTAAATTAAGTTCCAGATGGCTGCAATTTTTAGATTTATTTGGTTTATAGTCAGCAGTACACTGAATTCGAGGCACTCGATTTACGAGCATTCTGAGAGAGTAGTCTACTGCGGCTCTACGAATATGTGGAAAGGCATCATATCCAGCTTTACTTTTTAAAAATGGGTATTCTTGGATTACTTTATTGGTTAACTCGTAACCGAAAAGTATTGATTGGTATAAATTCTTTTTTGTTTCATCTGTAAAAGTTTCGGATATTTTTAATTTTAGTTCAGTTGCCATAAAGTGATTTTACATAAAATGTATGGAATGTCAAGTAGATTTACCAAATTTGAACATTTTTTATGCAGAATGGGGCAGCTCTGTTAGTAAGCCGAAGCTGTTTGAACTTTATATTCTGCTTAGTTTTGGAATTTTTATTCACGCACAATATCTCAGTCAAACTTTCTTACGTTTTCTCTAAAATATCCGTTGCTGTTTGGGTTCCGATTTGTTCTGCAAGTCCTATGAGGATTCCCTCTACTCCGCGAATAAAACAGAGTTTATATATATTTTCAAATAAAACCACATCGCCAACAACTGTGGTACCATGTTTTTCTAAGCGAGATAACAATTCGTCTAGGTTGTCCACTCTAAACATAATACGAAGATAACCAAGAGAATTGACTGGAGCTGTTCTGTGATCAGAGATTGTTTTTGGTGATATAAATTGAGATAGTTCTATACGAGTGTGTCCGTCTGGGGTCACCATCATTGCAATCTCTACTTCCTGATTCTTAAGTCCTGTAACTTGCCCTGCCCACTCACCAGCAACGACCATTCGTCCTTCCAGTGTTAGTCCAATTTCTTGAAAAAAAGAAATCGCTTTGCCGAGTGATTCCACAACGATTCCGACATTATGCATTTCCAGTAATTTACTTTTTGCCATAGTCAGTTTCTATAAAGGATTTC is a genomic window containing:
- a CDS encoding VOC family protein; this encodes MAKSKLLEMHNVGIVVESLGKAISFFQEIGLTLEGRMVVAGEWAGQVTGLKNQEVEIAMMVTPDGHTRIELSQFISPKTISDHRTAPVNSLGYLRIMFRVDNLDELLSRLEKHGTTVVGDVVLFENIYKLCFIRGVEGILIGLAEQIGTQTATDILEKT